From the genome of Chanos chanos chromosome 5, fChaCha1.1, whole genome shotgun sequence, one region includes:
- the LOC115812177 gene encoding GRAM domain-containing protein 2B, whose translation MNGIKKSQRKFSLDSSGYSLESGGHLGKTKSRKFRRSSEDRKTQSLEEAQLEFQELNRNQHRHSLPRTTTIEEEGFDRTDGSVNRNSFKNHTKTFHKIFPEIPEAEELTYVCSCALQKEVLYQGKLFVSDQHVSFHSSVLLKETKVVIPVSTIQTVKKKHTARVVPNALAIITNAGEKHLFVSFRGRDVCFRHLQSVCPQLLTASANGSPQMSPVENSQDLEIDTISNQSSQEDVTDHNGQFLSQQNLSGAKTLPLTSSLSDLSRVPTKDSSTPRGSTSRDEHSSEEKEETAVSRVSMVTKKVKSFLSMRESNSLNSLLIIYLILVVLLLLSSGYIGLRIVALEEQLRSLGSMVDFGLPTE comes from the exons TTACTCTCTGGAAAGCGGAGGGCATCTTGGGAAAACAAAATCCCGTAAGTTTAGGAGATCTTCAGAGGACAGGAAGACTCAATCTCTAGAGGAAGCCCAGCTGGAGTTCCAGGAACTAAACAGGAAccagcacagacacagcctCCCTAG AACAACTACCATAGAAGAGGAGGGTTTCGATCGAACTGATGGATCCGTCAACAGAAAT AGTTTCAAGAACCATACGAAAACATTCCACAAAATCTTTCCCGAGATTCCTGAGGCTGAAGAATTGACATatg TTTGTAGTTGTGCTCTACAAAAAGAAGTCCTCTACCAAGGAAAACTGTTTGTGTCAGATCAGCATGTCAGTTTCCACTCTTCTGTTCTGCTTAAGGAAACAAAG gttgtcATTCCAGTGTCTACAATccaaacagtgaagaaaaagcACACAGCACGAGTCGTGCCCAATGCTCTAGCAATCATCACCAACGCTGGAGAGAAG CACCTGTTTGTATCGTTTCGCGGTCGGGACGTGTGTTTCAGGCACCTGCAGTCTGTATGCCCACAGTTGCTG ACTGCAAGTGCCAATGGTAGTCCACAGATGTCACCTGTGGAAAACAGCCAGGACCTGGAAATTGACACT ATCTCCAATCAATCCAGTCAAGAAGATGTGACAGACCACAATGGACAATTTCTTTCTCAGCAGAATCTGAGTGGAGCCAAAACCCTGCCCTTGACCTCTTCACTTTCTGACCTTAGCCGAG TACCTACAAAAGACAGTTCAACACCAAGAGGCAGCACAAGCAGAGATGAGCACTCAtctgaggagaaggaggagacag CTGTCTCCAgggtttccatggtaaccaaAAAGGTCAAGTCCTTCCTTTCCATGAGAGAATCCAACAGCCTGAACAGCCTTCTCATCATCTATTTAATACT GGTGGTATTGCTACTGCTGTCTTCTGGATATATTGGTCTCCGCATTGTAGCTCTGGAAGAACAGCTCAGGTCACTGGGATCCATGGTCGACTTTGGTTTGCCCACAGAGTGA
- the abhd17aa gene encoding abhydrolase domain containing 17A, depalmitoylase a has protein sequence MNSLSVGELCSLFCCPPCPSRIAAKLAFLPPEPTYTLLPDMESGPAVTSNLGTTGLRSRLSGGGGGGGVGGGFADRSGEGRWKLHLTERAEFQYSQRELDGTDVFLTRSSRGNKVGCMYIRCAPSARFTVLFSHGNAVDLGQMSSFYIGLGTRINCNIFSYDYSGYGVSTGRPSEKNLYADIDAAWHALRTRYGISPENIILYGQSIGTVPTVDLASRYECAAVVLHSPLTSGMRVAFPDTKKTYCFDAFPNIEKVSKITSPVLIIHGTEDDVIDFSHGLALFERCPKAVEPLWVEGAGHNDIELYSQYLERLRRFISQELTAQYQ, from the exons atgaatagcCTATCTGTTGGGGAACTGTGCAGCCTTTTTTGTTGTCCACCATGTCCTAGCCGTATTGCAGCAAAGCTGGCCTTTCTGCCCCCAGAGCCAACGTATACCCTCCTGCCGGACATGGAGTCCGGGCCTGCGGTCACCTCAAACCTTGGGACCACTGGTCTGCGCTCACGGCTGTCTGGCGGCGGCGgcggtggtggtgttggtgggggATTTGCAGACAGAAGTGGAGAAGGGAGGTGGAAACTGCATTTGACAGAACGGGCAGAGTTTCAGTACTCTCAGAGAGAGCTGGACGGGACCGACGTCTTTCTTACTCGCTCTAGTCGCGGAAACAAAGTGGGCTGCATGTACATCCGCTGTGCCCCTTCAGCCAG gTTCACTGTGCTGTTCTCCCATGGCAACGCTGTGGATCTGGGTCAGATGAGCAGTTTCTACATTGGCCTGGGCACACGCATCAACTGTAATATCTTTTCGTATGACTACTCCGGCTATGGGGTCAGTACAGGCAGGCCCTCAGAGAAGAACCTCTATGCAGACATAGACGCTGCCTGGCATGCCTTACGCACAAG GTACGGCATCAGCCCGGAGAATATAATCCTCTATGGGCAGAGCATCGGCACCGTGCCCACTGTTGATCTGGCATCTCGATACGAGTGTGCCGCTGTGGTCCTGCACTCTCCCCTTACCTCTGGCATGAGGGTGGCATTTCCAGACACCAAGAAAACATACTGCTTTGATGCCTTTCCCAA CATTGAGAAAGTGTCCAAAATAACGTCTCCGGTGCTGATTATCCATGGGACCGAGGATGATGTGATTGACTTCTCTCATGGGCTGGCCTTGTTCGAGCGCTGCCCCAAGGCAGTGGAGCCGCTGTGGGTGGAGGGGGCGGGGCACAACGACATCGAGCTGTACAGCCAGTACCTAGAGCGTCTGCGTCGCTTCATCAGCCAAGAACTGACGGCTCAATACCAGTGA